A window of Candidatus Dadabacteria bacterium contains these coding sequences:
- a CDS encoding menaquinone biosynthesis protein, which translates to MPEEAAKIGVPPFLNTKPLVASLKGFPVSEHPPSALLPLMKGGALDISLLPSADIFAAPGLTVLRDPCIASNGEVGSVALFSSKPPEKVASVALDSDSSSSAAMLKIILETFCGAKPRYETRKRGRDFFTGVDAGLVIGNVGLELRLSPPAGFPLVFDMGEEWTKQTGLPFVYAVFAAREGVDPGEAAAALPAARDRGMRMLPEIAERESPALGIPANVCRDYLENKIKYGLGDEEIRGLLEFGRLLGKLRGAGGEPDIAFYTPEKTR; encoded by the coding sequence ATGCCGGAAGAAGCCGCAAAAATAGGGGTTCCGCCTTTCCTCAACACAAAGCCGCTGGTCGCGTCCCTCAAAGGTTTCCCGGTCTCGGAACATCCGCCCTCCGCGCTTCTGCCGCTTATGAAGGGCGGCGCTCTTGACATATCCCTGCTGCCGTCCGCGGACATATTCGCCGCGCCCGGCCTTACGGTTTTGAGAGACCCGTGCATAGCGTCAAACGGAGAAGTGGGCAGTGTCGCGCTGTTTTCAAGCAAGCCGCCGGAAAAAGTGGCGTCCGTTGCGCTGGATTCCGACTCAAGCAGTTCCGCCGCGATGCTGAAGATCATCCTTGAAACATTTTGCGGGGCAAAGCCCCGGTATGAGACGCGCAAAAGGGGGCGGGACTTTTTCACCGGCGTTGACGCGGGGCTGGTGATTGGAAACGTCGGCCTTGAACTCCGCCTTTCCCCGCCCGCCGGTTTTCCCCTTGTGTTTGACATGGGAGAGGAGTGGACAAAGCAGACGGGGCTGCCTTTTGTATATGCCGTTTTTGCCGCGCGGGAGGGGGTTGACCCCGGAGAGGCGGCGGCCGCCCTGCCCGCCGCAAGGGACAGGGGAATGCGCATGCTTCCGGAAATAGCGGAGCGGGAAAGCCCCGCGCTCGGAATTCCGGCGAATGTGTGCCGCGACTACCTTGAGAACAAGATAAAATACGGCCTCGGCGATGAGGAGATTCGCGGGCTGCTTGAGTTCGGGCGGCTTCTCGGCAAACTCAGGGGAGCGGGCGGTGAGCCGGACATCGCCTTTTATACGCCGGAGAAAACACGATGA
- a CDS encoding ABC transporter substrate-binding protein — protein sequence MKKPSMRLGHSPDADDAFMFYAMSEGKVSSGIVEFVHVIEDIQSLNRRALKGELELTALSARNYPNVGRLYQILPCGASMGMGYGPVVVSRGRTGSLKGKTVAVPGELTTAYLLLRLYAEGFEPVEMPFDAVTEAVKSGKTDCALLIHEGQVTYPDEGLVLVADIGALWEEETSLPLPLGLNAIRRDIPPEVAAEALRMHRESVDYALSHKDEAMEYAMRFSRGIEREKAERFVLMYVNEYTRNLGEKGRAAIDLLYKKAFEKGLLEEKTEIDVFEPGG from the coding sequence ATGAAAAAGCCTTCCATGCGCCTCGGCCACAGCCCCGACGCCGATGACGCCTTTATGTTTTACGCAATGTCCGAGGGCAAAGTCAGTTCCGGCATTGTGGAGTTTGTCCATGTGATTGAAGACATACAGTCACTAAACAGGAGAGCCCTCAAAGGCGAACTTGAACTGACCGCCCTGTCCGCCCGCAACTATCCGAATGTCGGGCGTCTCTACCAAATCCTCCCGTGCGGCGCGAGCATGGGCATGGGTTACGGCCCCGTGGTGGTGTCCCGCGGGCGGACGGGCTCGCTCAAAGGCAAAACCGTGGCCGTCCCCGGCGAACTGACGACCGCATATCTGCTGCTCCGCCTTTACGCGGAGGGCTTTGAACCGGTGGAAATGCCGTTTGACGCCGTAACGGAGGCGGTCAAATCCGGCAAAACCGACTGCGCCCTTCTGATACACGAGGGGCAGGTTACATACCCGGACGAGGGGCTTGTTCTTGTGGCGGACATCGGCGCGCTGTGGGAAGAGGAGACCTCCCTGCCCCTCCCTCTGGGGTTGAACGCAATCAGAAGAGACATCCCGCCGGAAGTTGCGGCGGAAGCCCTGCGAATGCACCGGGAAAGCGTTGACTACGCCCTGTCCCACAAAGATGAGGCGATGGAATACGCAATGCGTTTCTCGCGGGGGATAGAGAGGGAAAAAGCGGAAAGGTTTGTGCTGATGTACGTGAACGAATACACAAGAAATCTGGGCGAAAAAGGCAGGGCGGCGATTGACCTTTTGTATAAAAAGGCGTTTGAAAAGGGGCTGCTGGAAGAGAAAACCGAAATTGATGTGTTTGAGCCGGGCGGCTGA